The Achromobacter pestifer genome includes a region encoding these proteins:
- a CDS encoding META and DUF4377 domain-containing protein, with protein sequence MKKTILLASVCAALLQACAPTSSPREGSSSMPTTATSPANPAVSLPAYYWRLASATDAAGKPIAALQAGVEHQLRLSFTQDALNIRGGCNAQFGGYTYKNGVLHIANLASTMKACDQSLMRLDAEIGQRMKGDLRATLSGEAAEPGLELVAQDGSVLKFVGEPTPETLYGSAGEIMFLEVAAKKTECSHPLIRNYQCLMVRERRYNEAGVQQPTQDKWHPLYQSIEGYEHQDGVRTVLRVKRYDWKNPPADAPSKVYVLDMVVEQDASKK encoded by the coding sequence ATGAAGAAAACCATCCTCCTTGCGTCCGTATGCGCCGCGCTGCTGCAAGCTTGCGCTCCGACTTCCTCTCCCCGCGAAGGATCGTCCTCCATGCCCACTACCGCCACCTCGCCCGCCAATCCCGCCGTGAGCCTGCCTGCCTATTACTGGCGCCTGGCCTCCGCCACCGACGCGGCAGGCAAGCCCATCGCCGCGCTTCAGGCCGGCGTCGAGCACCAACTGCGCCTGTCGTTCACGCAGGACGCCTTGAACATCCGCGGCGGCTGCAATGCGCAGTTCGGCGGCTACACCTACAAGAACGGCGTGCTGCATATAGCGAATCTCGCGTCCACCATGAAGGCCTGCGACCAGAGCCTGATGCGCCTGGACGCCGAGATCGGCCAGCGCATGAAGGGCGACCTGCGCGCCACGCTCAGTGGCGAAGCGGCTGAACCCGGGCTGGAACTGGTCGCGCAGGATGGCAGCGTCTTGAAGTTCGTCGGCGAACCCACGCCTGAAACCCTCTACGGCAGCGCCGGCGAAATCATGTTCCTGGAAGTCGCCGCGAAGAAGACCGAATGCAGCCATCCGCTGATCCGCAACTACCAGTGCCTGATGGTGCGCGAACGCCGCTACAACGAGGCCGGCGTGCAACAGCCGACGCAGGACAAGTGGCATCCGCTGTATCAGTCCATCGAGGGTTATGAGCATCAGGACGGCGTGCGCACCGTGCTGCGGGTGAAGCGCTACGACTGGAAGAACCCGCCCGCCGATGCGCCCTCGAAGGTGTATGTGCTGGACATGGTGGTGGAGCAGGACGCGTCGAAGAAGTAA
- a CDS encoding lysozyme inhibitor LprI family protein: MKSGITAGRLLCVAGLLALAAPAYAIDCAKAASAVEKLICSDRKTVSADAELNRAYAAILKQAPDGDIRAMLAHNQKRWIAARDEALANLIEDPGSVPAGKTAGAAARELIRDRAAELKATRKGAELPELISRALSQKQFQAQFTGGAYAGYSTSCDIFPGEHAYYGCFATRHYQNKDRICSVDEYWASGSVYTKRYVANVVDGKPQLAASCSFSNSDEACSDTAGETKWNMKPQQPDFLYPAKPLPKIDGEIVSDDDYDWARACLTGATYPAN, encoded by the coding sequence ATGAAATCTGGAATCACCGCAGGCCGCTTGTTGTGCGTGGCGGGTCTGTTGGCGCTCGCCGCGCCTGCCTACGCGATCGATTGCGCCAAAGCCGCCAGCGCCGTGGAAAAACTGATCTGCTCGGACCGCAAGACGGTGTCCGCGGATGCCGAACTGAACCGGGCTTATGCCGCGATACTGAAGCAGGCGCCTGATGGCGACATCCGCGCCATGCTGGCGCACAACCAGAAGCGCTGGATCGCCGCGCGCGACGAGGCGCTCGCGAACCTGATCGAGGATCCGGGCTCGGTTCCCGCCGGCAAGACGGCCGGCGCAGCCGCCCGCGAACTGATCCGCGACCGCGCGGCTGAACTCAAGGCCACGCGCAAGGGCGCTGAATTGCCGGAGCTCATCAGCCGCGCGCTCAGTCAGAAGCAGTTCCAGGCGCAATTCACCGGCGGCGCTTACGCCGGCTACTCGACTTCATGCGACATCTTTCCGGGCGAACATGCCTACTACGGCTGCTTCGCGACGCGGCATTACCAGAACAAGGATCGCATCTGCTCCGTCGACGAATACTGGGCCTCGGGCAGCGTCTATACCAAGCGTTATGTCGCCAACGTGGTGGATGGCAAGCCCCAGCTGGCGGCGTCGTGCTCCTTCAGCAACTCGGACGAGGCATGCTCCGATACAGCGGGCGAGACGAAATGGAACATGAAGCCGCAACAGCCGGACTTCTTGTATCCCGCCAAGCCGCTGCCCAAGATCGACGGAGAGATCGTGAGCGACGACGACTATGACTGGGCCCGGGCCTGCCTGACGGGCGCGACCTACCCCGCCAATTGA
- a CDS encoding substrate-binding domain-containing protein produces MKSIRSLACGIALACTTAASAWAAPSLNVYGPGGPAPAMKEAAAAFGKLHGIEVAVIAGPTPAWADKAKQDADVIYSGAENMMSGFATALPGVFELREARTLYLRPSAILVRPGNPKAINGFKDLLKPGIKVMAVSGAGQTGLWEDVAGRLGDIETVRAFRANLVLPEAGNSAQARAQWTEDKSIDAWLIWNIWQVSNPELAGVVEVEEPYRIYRDAGAVITKKGKGNAQAQAFVDFLTAPEGRAIFKKWGWKTD; encoded by the coding sequence ATGAAGTCGATCAGATCCCTTGCCTGCGGCATTGCCCTGGCGTGCACGACGGCCGCCAGCGCCTGGGCCGCTCCCAGCCTGAACGTGTACGGACCGGGCGGACCCGCACCCGCGATGAAGGAAGCGGCCGCGGCGTTCGGCAAGCTGCACGGCATCGAGGTTGCCGTCATCGCGGGGCCGACGCCGGCCTGGGCCGACAAGGCCAAACAGGACGCCGACGTGATTTACAGCGGCGCCGAGAACATGATGAGCGGCTTTGCCACGGCGCTTCCGGGCGTGTTCGAACTGCGCGAGGCCCGCACGCTGTACCTGCGGCCCTCCGCCATCCTGGTGCGCCCGGGCAACCCCAAGGCCATCAACGGTTTCAAGGACCTGCTCAAGCCGGGCATCAAGGTCATGGCCGTGTCAGGCGCGGGACAGACCGGATTGTGGGAAGACGTGGCGGGCCGACTCGGCGACATCGAGACCGTGCGCGCCTTCCGCGCCAATCTGGTGCTGCCGGAAGCCGGCAACAGCGCGCAGGCGCGTGCCCAATGGACCGAGGACAAGTCCATAGACGCCTGGCTGATCTGGAACATCTGGCAGGTGTCGAACCCCGAGCTGGCCGGCGTGGTCGAGGTGGAAGAGCCGTACCGCATCTATCGCGACGCGGGCGCCGTCATCACCAAGAAAGGCAAGGGCAATGCGCAAGCGCAGGCCTTTGTCGACTTCCTGACGGCGCCCGAAGGCCGGGCGATCTTCAAGAAGTGGGGCTGGAAGACGGATTGA